The nucleotide window AGACCTATATCAATATTAGTTTTGCTGGCCTGGTATGTAAGATCACACTATAAACATGTGGACACCAAATCTGTGGTCCTGTATTCCTTTCTCCCCAACCATATTAACAAAACATTCTAAaatgtaatgttacatgtactagaAAATTGAAGGataaaaaatttacaaaggtaaaatataaattaaaagtttaaaatagaaaaaaaagggGATTTTCACTTTGAAATAGTGTTTGCCCTTCAAATgttgcatttcttttttctttttcttctatttatttGGGCAGTTAAATCTCCCCTCCATGTAGAAAAAATGGAAAACCTTACAGTATCattgtatttttataatatattaaaCCCAGAGGTGCACTGTTTGGTCATGAACtcattttgagcagttcaaaataaaattaagacaTCACATTTTGTTGAGGTCATCATGCATGAAAATGTCAGCTCGAATTCTGAAACCTGAAATTGCATTTAAATTGAGTCCAACTGAAGAAATCTTCCTAAGGGAtatataactgtacataaaatCTTTAAACTTGCTACTCTGGCTggcttttgcattgttttacatgttttactgaAATTACAGCAGTTGGAACACTATTACTGATGTCAGCATGTTTCATGGCATACACAAGACAATACTTTTTTGATAATAATATCGTAGAAAACTTACAGCATCATGACATTAGACTTAACTGACTAAGGCAGACGTGAACTTATTCTCTTGAATGTGTTTTCCGCTGTGTAAGTTATCAACCCGCATGATGTGAGGATGCTAAGCACCGCTTtgataggtaaataaataattttgagcCTCAATCAAGTATGCATTTGTAGGCAAACTCAATATATACAGGAGTTAAgcagttacatataaatgtctgtTAATGAGTAAGTGGTACTACTAACtgctgaaataaaacatatgaTGTTTTGCATGTTTGACTTTTTACACTAGTCTGCCTCACGGACATATTGAGACCATGCATCCGTCTTTGACATCTGCCCCTCACCCCCACTTAAATCTTAACATCTGTATCTTTGAGATACATAGTCGTGTACTGTAGCATTAGAAATGTACTGATGGTAATTGTGTTCTGTGTTTGAAGTATTCTCAGTTGGATCATATTCTTTTTTCAGCTGCCAGTTTAAAGGCCAAGCTTCATGCACATGACATTGTGAACAATGCTTCTAGCAAACACAGCAATGGTCGTGAACAGAACGGTTTGTCACCAGTGAGTAATCATGTGGAGAAATCCAAATCTGACAACCACAAGCATGAGAAGAGCCGGTCTAAGGATAGTAGCCATCACAGTTCCTCATCCAGACACAGGGAACATGGCAGCTCATCTTCCTCCTCACACAAAGATCCCAATCGTCATCAGTCTTCATCCTCTAGCAAACATTCTTCCTCGTCCTCTTCAAAGCATCGGGATGGCTCGTCATCATCCAGCTCAAAACACAAGGACCATACATCCAGCTCCAGCTCCAGACACAAGGATGGGAGTGGCTCCAGCAGTTCCAGCAAACACAAGGACGGGAGCAGCTCGGGAGGACATGGGACTGGGGATAAATCACGTGACAGCCATTCCAAGGAGAAGAGCAGCAGCAGCTCCTCCAGTAGTGACAAGCACCGCAGCAAACACAAATCTAGCAGCGGTCACAGCAGTAGTAGCTCACACAAGTCTGATAGACACAAAGACGGATCCAAGGAGCACAAGAGTCACAAGGAACATTCCAGCAAACACAAGGATAGCTCTGCCGAGGGATCCTCCAAGTCCAAGGAGTCCAGCTCCTCTAAACATCGTGAGATGACCTCCCCCAAACACCAAGGGATGAGCAGTCCATCCAGCAAATATCAGGCAGGGGACAATATCAACAGTAGCAGTCCAGAGAAGAGCAGTCCAAGGAAAACGGAGATTAAAAAGGAACCTGTAGAAGTCCCAAACAACAGCCAGGTGGTGTCTCTGAAGAGGGAAGTGGAGAGTGATGATGATGTACCACTGGTAAGACTCCGATGGCTATTTAACAAGTAGTGAAAGCCGGTAGGtcagaaattgaaatttaagAAAAACTTGTAAATTATATAATTGTAGACGCCATTCTATTTGAAATCAAAGATAAATGTTACTGCCTTTCATTGTTCATATATGTGATACTGAGGACTTGTTTGATTAAATAATGACAGAGGTTTTTAAAGAGAGAAAGACATTTACAAATCTAAAGCAAtcttttaatgaaaattttcattaaatgaaatataaagtgGCAGCTTAATTCTATTGCTGTCAAGTTCTTCCTGTGACTGGATGTATATTATAGAAGTCCCAAGCTTACCCTGAAGCTATTCACATTTCAGTCTGATCGCCAAGCTGTGATTAAGACTGAAGCAAAGAAAAGGCCATTAAAGGAGGAATCTTCTGATGATGAGCCCTTGTCAGCAAGGTAAATGTGCAGCTTTTCCATCAGAGAATAATCTGTACAAATAATGTTGTTTCTTCTGTTCATTTCCAATGTGAGGGAAGTATGACGTACCCAGACTACCAGTTTTGCACTCCTagtattatacatgtgttagtttaacatttttttaagctgtttgttttcttttttaggATGGAGAAagtgaaaaaagtgaaaacagaagttaaagaggaaaaaattaagaaaaggaAAGCCTCAGAACTTGAGGATGAAAAACCAAAGGTAAATCTCCAGTGAGAAGTTATAGTACAAGCTTCAGGAATGTCAGAAGGCTGTGATTTTCAGAAAGCAGTTTTtaattctgaaatatttcatccagatgtaaatattttctttcagatGTATGACTTTCttatataattttaaatgaCTACTTAATAGGTGTTTGTCCAAATTTGAGGAAATCTTGGCCTGAGGTCTAATAAGgaataatataaattttaatagtTCATGTCTTGTTATTGATGTGGCCTAAGCCACCAGGTTTTGGAGACTTCTGCTGGTCAAGTCCTGCTTCACAGGGATTCACagcttttatttttgtattaaaaatataaccaGGTACCAGCGTCTGCTCCGTCCAGGGCTTGGTGAATAAAAATACGCAAGTTTATCTGACTGTAGGCAGCCATCCATTCACAAATATAAGTACCTGCTGGCATTCAGATGACTTGGCGCGTCTTGAATTATTAAGAAAGTACTGTATTAAACTCTGATGTATTCTTAATAAAATGACTGTGTAGCTACGTTAAAGATTGTCTCTATTTGTATGGGAATGGTTTTGTATTGTGTGAATTTGTGTGATTTGtacagaaaaagaagaagaagttAGACACCTCTGGAgttaaagaagaaaagaaagggAAGAAAGTTAAGAAGGAAGAAAACAAGCCCGATGTTTGGAGGTGGTATGTGTTGTGTTGAAGAATCTCTGTTGtcgtattcagttttccattAACATGTCATTGGGAATAAGCTTGTATCTATACGTACTGTGCTAGCATCCAGATGCATGGTGGTCCTGTACAGGACCTCAAGAGCCAATTATTCAAAAGTGCATTAGCAGTTAATGTTTTGTCTCCATGTGCCATTGGTTTTGCATTAGACCAAGACtgatattaagatttaagccggtcttaaattttaatacacttttgaacaactggtccCCGTTTTATTACTGACCTGCCCTAGGGAATTGTGTGAAAAATCTGCAGTAAGCATTATCATATTTTCTGTACTTCTGTGTCATCTGTTGTGTGATAACAGGTgggaagaagaaaagaaagatgGCGAGACGAAATGGAACTTCCTAGAACACAAAGGACCAGTGTTTGCTGAACTCTATATCCCTCTCCCAGAGGATGTCAAGTTTTATTATGATGGTAAGAACAAAGTGGTATATTATTAACTAAGTACCAAATATGTACAGTTTGCTTTTCATAGACAGTTACAttgatacatgttttttgttaaGGAGGTTCATTTTAAAAGCCATAGTATATTTCAGTATATCCCATCCAAAAAATCctgttatattcaacttttaaaagAGATTTGTAAgctaatatttgttttattagatTATTTGATACATCGTTCTGCGATATCATTATGCCGGAGATATTATATCCGTCTGTATGATATTTGATAATGAGATTTACCTGATCATTTTGTAGGCAAAGTGATGAAACTGACTCCAGAAACGGAGGAAGTGGGAAATTTCTACGCGAGAATGTTGGACCATGACTACACTACCAAAGACATTTTTAAGAAGAATTTTTTCAAAGATTGGAGAAAGGTAACGAACTATAAGGGTGTGCTTTCGCCATATTTTCGAATTAGTTGGCATCATTTTTGGTGACAGTCTTACTGTCTTACTGTTCATGTTTGAATATAGCATGaaaaaaacagctttttttttatatttacctcATTTAAGTCGAGGTAAAAAGCAAGTTAAAAATTCAATATATAATGTCATATTATATAAGAACGAATCATTTTTTGACACATAAGACAGATGAGAGTATATTATTACAAGTAATTGCTGCGGATTGACTGTAGTGACTTTTACGTGCTTCATGTGTGAATCCCTGCACTTGTCACCCAGATTAGGGTCtgatgttgattttgtttttaccagGTCATGACTCCGGCAGAGAAGGAAATCATCACAGACCTGTCCAAGTGTAACTTCAAAGAGTATTTTGATTACTACAAAGCACAAGTGGAGGAGAGGAAAAATAGAACCAAGGAGGAGAAATTGGTATGCAGAAATTCTTTGTACAGAATTATGGAACAGAGTAATGGGTGTGTAAAGAACAATGGCGTTTTACTTCACTTTTTACCATCTTTTATTGTAAATGACATTGGCAAGCTTGTAATGTATCTCCgggaagaaaaataaaaaaccatGAGAGggtgacagtttttttttttgtgaaagggTGGAAATCTATTAAGAAAGTTGTTTGCAGCTTGTCCGATATAGATGActtcaaatttttcatttttccgcGCATATCTTTTCAGGAACTGAAAAAGAAGAATGAGGCTATAACAAATGAGTATGGTTTCTGTATCATTGACGGACACAAGCAGAAGATTGGTAATTTTAAGATTGAGCCTCCAGGACTTTTCAGGGGCCGTGGAGATCACCCTAAGCAGGGTAAACTAAAGCGCAGAGTCCAGCCAGAGGATGTTATCATCAACTGTAGCAAGTGAGTGGCTGCTTACAGTGATGCAGACAACAGGGCTTGACACGTTATAAACTTAAAGCAAAAAACTCTTAACAGTAAATGAGCTTTGTGTTGCAGCCTGTGAAAAGTGCTCTTCTAACTAATGAGTTTAACCAATATTTTGATAGTTAAGACTGTCTACACGTGCAATAGCTATGTTTACTGCATTTATTCAGTTTTGGAAGCATTTGTCTTAGTATCAGTTATcttttgtgtttgaaatatGCCATCCTGTGGAAATCACAATGCAATGATATTTTTCTAAAAACTGTTTTGGTATGTGCACAGCaactaatttttgtttttgtttatagtttatttctgCCAGTAGTAATTCACtagacattttaaaattttactctTGTCAATTTGCTTATGTGGATAATTAagtgatgaaattttttttatcaacttttttttctttagaaattCCAACATCCCAGTTCCTCCAGAGGGTCATAAGTGGAAGGAAGTTCGCCATGACAACAAGGTAAATATCTGGTATTTTTGGCTATTTTttacaaactttcatcagtCATCAACTCATTTTATTCAGATGCCCATTTTATGGTCAAGGTAATTGaaacagttgcctaacattcTCAGAAGTCACTTGTTACAGtcagtgataaaagagttcaaacctCAAAACTTTCCTATTGCGTGTTTATATATTCTCTGATGTTGTTCATCAGCTTGTAGTATTTTTTGGCAGTTTTTTTATTAGCTTTCAAACCTCTACGTTGATCACAAGCCCATGGTTGGTTGTTTTTTCTCAGGTCACCTGGCTTGCAAGTTGGACAGAAAATGTCCAGAACCAAACTAAGTATGTAATGTTAAATGCCGCATCAAGATTAAAGGTAAGTGGAATATAAAACCGGTTTACTGGACGTATTGAAACAGCGTTAATGTTAGTCTCATTCCTGTTTGGCTAGCTAGATGCAGGTTCCAATGTTTGATAACAAAATTTGGTCTTTCTTAGTGCAGTCAAGCGTATTATACTGTGAATAATAGATTCCAGACCTTGgcattaaaattgaaaatctcCTAGATGTTGATGTGTGTGGATGCTGcactttacttttttttttaccattgaTGTTGAGATGTGGGTTAAATGCTGCGGtttactggtgttttttttttttagcgacaATTGATGTTGAAATGTGGGTTAGATGCTGGAGTTTACTGTTGTTTGTGACCATAACTGTTGAGATGTGCGTTAGATGCTGTAGTTTATGCTTTTGTTCTACCAGGGTGAGAAGGACTGGCAGAAGTATGAGACCGCACGTAAACTGCACAAGTGTGTAGATCGCATCCGCGCACAGTACCAAGAGGATTGGAAATCTAAGGAGATGAGGATACGACAGAGGGCTGTCGCACTCTACTTCATTGATAAGGTGAGTTTCTCACTAACATCCATTCATCTAGGCTCCAGTGCAGTCATTCAAATGCCATGGTCAAAATTCAATATTGAAAAGGCAGATATACTCCATAGTAGTTATGGGTCTTTAACTTACTCTCTGGAAAGAACTGCTATGTCTTAATCCCatgtgagtgggaaggtctggtagcaacccAGTGGCAGGGGCCTCcattgctcagttggttagcgcgctagctcagcataatgacccaggagcctcccacaaatgcggttgctatgagttcaagtccaggtcatgctggcttcctctccggctggaCATGGGAAGGCCTCTCCGGAACcttagatggtcgtgggtttcccccaggccctgcccagtttcctcccagcataatgctggcccccgtcgtgaaagtgaaatgtttttgagtaaaacaccattcagataaataaataaattaatcccAGTTGAGCGATGCCTCCGTGGCCATGTGGCGCAGTGACTCCAgaacctttcaccaatgcaatcgctgtgagttcaagtccagctcatgcagactTCCTACTTGGATGGCCTGGCAGCAACATGCagctggttgtgggtttctcctgtgctctgcccagttttctcccacctcctgcttttgtgaaatattcttgagta belongs to Liolophura sinensis isolate JHLJ2023 chromosome 9, CUHK_Ljap_v2, whole genome shotgun sequence and includes:
- the LOC135474908 gene encoding DNA topoisomerase I, mitochondrial-like, whose amino-acid sequence is MDNSSFDEASQSQSANGGDHPEQTSTVSAASLKAKLHAHDIVNNASSKHSNGREQNGLSPVSNHVEKSKSDNHKHEKSRSKDSSHHSSSSRHREHGSSSSSSHKDPNRHQSSSSSKHSSSSSSKHRDGSSSSSSKHKDHTSSSSSRHKDGSGSSSSSKHKDGSSSGGHGTGDKSRDSHSKEKSSSSSSSSDKHRSKHKSSSGHSSSSSHKSDRHKDGSKEHKSHKEHSSKHKDSSAEGSSKSKESSSSKHREMTSPKHQGMSSPSSKYQAGDNINSSSPEKSSPRKTEIKKEPVEVPNNSQVVSLKREVESDDDVPLSDRQAVIKTEAKKRPLKEESSDDEPLSARMEKVKKVKTEVKEEKIKKRKASELEDEKPKKKKKKLDTSGVKEEKKGKKVKKEENKPDVWRWWEEEKKDGETKWNFLEHKGPVFAELYIPLPEDVKFYYDGKVMKLTPETEEVGNFYARMLDHDYTTKDIFKKNFFKDWRKVMTPAEKEIITDLSKCNFKEYFDYYKAQVEERKNRTKEEKLELKKKNEAITNEYGFCIIDGHKQKIGNFKIEPPGLFRGRGDHPKQGKLKRRVQPEDVIINCSKNSNIPVPPEGHKWKEVRHDNKVTWLASWTENVQNQTKYVMLNAASRLKGEKDWQKYETARKLHKCVDRIRAQYQEDWKSKEMRIRQRAVALYFIDKLALRAGNEKDEDTADTVGCCSLRVEHLQLFDKKGDKECVVEFDFLGKDSIRYTNSVSVEKKVYKNLQLFMQNKQPEDDIFDRLNTAILNKHLHDLLEGLTAKVFRTYNASKTLQDQLNLLTNESDPVPAKLLSYNRANRAVAVLCNHQRAVPKNFSKQMENLQNKIKEKQKQIKEAKAAVKEAKSDVKNLRTEKAKSLYEKRKKAVDRLQDQLTKLEVQATDKDENKEIALGTSKLNYLDPRISVAWCKKFEVPIEKIYNKTQREKFQWAIDMAGAEFVF